The DNA region GGACGAACCTGGCCGGGGTGTTCGCGGCCGGGGATCTCGTCGATCACACGTACCGGCAGGCGATCACCGCCGCGGGCACCGGCTGCGCGGCCGCGCAGGACGCCCAGCACTACCTGTCGAACCTTGCTCCCGCCACCGTTTCCGCACCTGTTCTGGAGGTTTCCGCATGAGCACCGTCACCCCCGTCACCGACGCCACGTTCCGGGCCGAGGTGCTCGACTCCGAGCTGCCCGTCGTGGTCGACATCTGGGCGGCCTGGTGCGGGCCATGCAAGGCGATCGCCCCGATCCTGGACCAGCTCGCCGGTGAGTACGCGGGCCGGGTGAAGATCGTGAAGGTCGATGCCGATCAGAACCCCGAGACCGTGACCGCGGCCGGCGTGACCTCGATCCCGACCCTCGGGTTCTATCGGAACGGGGAACGGGTGGACGTGTTGATCGGCGCGCACCCGAAGCCCGTCTACGCGACGAAGATCGAGGAGCTGCTCGCATGACCGACACCGTGACCCGCACCGCACCGAAACGGCTCTCCACACTCGACAAGTGGCTGCCGCTGTGGATCGGCCTCGCCATGGTCGCCGGTCTCCTCCTCGGCCGGTTCGTGCCTGTGCTCTCCGACGTGCTGTCCGCGATGGAGGTCGGTGGGATCTCGGTCCCGATCGGGCTGGGCCTGCTGGTGATGATGTATCCGGTGCTCGCGAAGGTCCGCTACGACAAGGTCGCCGCCGTCACCGGAGACAAGAAGCTCCTGGTCTCTTCGCTCGTGCTGAACTGGCTCGTGGGGCCGGCGGTGATGTTCGCCCTGGCCTGGATCTTCCTGCCGGATCTGCCCGAGTACCGCACCGGGCTGATCATCGTCGGGCTCGCCCGCTGCATCGCGATGGTCGTGATCTGGAACGATCTGGCCTGCGGTGACCGGGAAGCGACCGCGGTGCTGGTGGCGATCAACTCGGTGTTCCAGGTCGTCGCGTTCTCCCTGCTGGGCTGGTTCTATCTCACCGTCCTGCCGGGCTGGCTGGGGCTGGACACGCAAGGGCTGGAGATCTCGGTCTGGCAGATCGCGCTGAATGTGATCGTCTTCCTCGGCGTCCCCCTCGCCGCGGGGTTCGCCTCGCGGTGGATCGGCGAGAAGCGGAAGGGGCGCGACTGGTACGAGGAGACGTTCCTTCCGAGGGTCGGGCCGTGGGCGCTGTACGGCCTGCTGTTCACGATCGTGCTGCTGTTCGCCCTCCAGGGCGAACAGGTCACCTCCCGGCCGATGGACGTCGCCCGGATCGCACTTCCCTTGCTGGTGTACTTCGGGCTGATGTGGTTCGCGGGGCTGCTGCTCGGCAAGGGCATCGGCCTGAGCTACGCGCGATCGACGACGCTCGCGTTCACCGCGGCCGGGAACAACTTCGAACTGGCCATCGCGGTCGCCATCGGCACCTTCGGCGCGGCCTCCGGGCAGGCCTTGGCGGGGGTCGTCGGCCCGCTCATCGAGGTGCCCGTGTTGGTGGGGCTGGTCTACGTCTCGCTCTGGGCGGCGAAAGCCTGGTTCCGCACCGACCCCTACGCCACCGAATCCACGATCGAATCGAGGACGTCATGACCGACACCGCTGTCCTTCCCGACGCCGAGGCGTGCGCGCCCTCCGCGATGCACGCGATCGGCGCCGACGCAGCTGCGACTGTGGCCGGGGCGCTCAAGGCGCTGGCGGATCCGCTGCGGCTGCGGATGCTGTCCGCGATCGCGACCGACCCGCGCGGCGAGTCCTGCGTGTGCGATCTCGCGGAGCTCGCCGACGTGTCCCAGCCGACCGTCTCCCACCATCTGAAGGTGTTGAAGGAGACCGGGATGCTGCGGTCCGAGCGGCGCAGTACGTGGGTCTGGTACCGGATCGCGCCGGGCAAGCAGCGCGCCGTCGCGGCCCTCCTCGACGCGTTCGCACCAGCGGCAGTCGCCGACGAGCCGGAGGACGCTCAGGCGCGAGTTGAAGCGTTGCGGCAGATGGACGCCCGCGTGACCCGGCTCGCCGAGGAACTGGCCAACGAGCTGACCGGGCTGCACCGTGATGTCGTGATCGCGATCGTGCGCGAGTCCTACGCGGGCCTGGTGCGGTCGGCGAAGCTGACGCAGCACATGATCCCGCTGACCGAGCGCTTCGCCCGCCAGCGCCTCGCCGACCTCACCCGGGATCGGTCTTCGGGGGTGCCGCAGGTGCTGTTCGTGTGCGTGCAGAACGCGGGCCGTTCCCAGCTCGCCGCCGCCATCGTCAACCAGCTCGCCGACGGCCGAGTGATCGCCCGTTCCGCAGGCTCGACCCCGGCGTCGGACCTGCACCCGCACGTGCGCTCCCTGCTCGTCGAGATCGAAGGCGAGCAGGAGGCTCGGGATGCGTTCCCGAAGCCGCTGACCGACGACGCCGTCCGCGCCGCGGACGTTGTGGTGACGATGGGCTGCGGCGACGTGTGCCCGATCATCCCGGGTGTCCGCTACGAGGATTGGGCCGTCGGCGACCCCGCCCTCGCCTCCCCGCAAGGGGTCGACGCGATCCGACACGACATCGAGTCCCGCGTCCGCGCCCTCCTCGCGACCCTCACCGACTGAAAGAAGCCAAAGTTCATGACCGTTCAGCAGCCCTCTGTCCTGTTCGTCTGCGTCCACAACGCCGGCCGCTCCCAGATGGCCGCCGGCTACCTCCGCCACCTCGCCGCAGGCCGCATCGAGGTCCGCTCGGCCGGGTCCATGCCCGCCGAGCAGATCAACCCCGTGGCCGTCGAAGCCATGCGCGAGGAAGGGATTGACATCACCGCCGAGCAGCCGAAGGTGCTCACCACCGAGGCGGTGCAGGCCTCCGACGTGGTGATCACGATGGGCTGCGGCGACGCCTGCCCGTTCTTCCCGGGCAAGCGGTACGAGGACTGGAAGCTCGACGACCCCGCCGGACAGGGCATCGAGGCGGTGCGCCCGATCCGCGACGAGATCAAGGGGCGCATCGAAGCGCTCTTGGCAGAGCTGCTCGTCTGAGGGAGTGTGAGCGCCGCAGGGGCAAGCAACATCGGCGCTTGCCCCTCCCATGCTCTTGAGGGAGCTCGATCCATGCGGGGAACATCGTTGTGCCGCGGGTGTGGCCCGCTAATTGCGTCCCCAGTGGTTGTCGCTCTATCGAGAAGCGCCTCGCAGCGCTGCTTCGATCTGCTCCGGCGTGGGCGCTCCGGCGAATCCGCTTTCCGTCGAGTAGACGCGGCACGCGAGCGAGCGGACCGGTGCGGTCGGGAACAGGTCGACGCCGTCGACTAGGAGCGTGGGTGATCCTCCGAACGGAGAATTCGTCGCTTCGGCCTCGGTCCGGATGGCTACCAGTTCGACGGCCACGTCCACAAATCCGATTGCGTCCAGCGCAGCACGCGCGTTGGCTTCGGCGATGTCCGTGTTCGGGCAGTCGAGGATGTGCAACAGTTCGACCTTCATGCGATCCGCTCTTTTCGGGTCCGAGCCGCGCGGAGCCCGTTGAGGATGACGACGACCTCGGCGATCTCGTGCACCAGCACCACCGCGGCCAGCCCCAGCACGCCGAACAGGGCCAGCGGCAGCAGGGCGGCGATGATCAGCAGCGACAGGATGATGTTCTGGTTGATGATGCGCCTGCCGCGACGGGCGTGGTCGAACGCCCGCGGGAGGAGCCGCAGGTCGTGGCCGGTGAAGGCGACGTCGGCGGACTCGATCGCAGCGTCGGAGCCGGTCGCGCCCATCGCGATGCCGATGTCCGCGGCGGCCAAGGCGGGGGCGTCGTTGATGCCATCGCCGATCATCGCGACCGAGCCGTGCCCGCCCAGTTCGCTGATCGCGGTGGCCTTGTCCTCCGGGCGCAGCTCGGCGCGCACGTCCTCGATCCCGGCCTGCGCGGCCAGCGCCCGGGCGGTGCGGGCGTTGTCACCGGTGAGCATCGTCACCCCGACGCCCTGGGCGGCGAGGGTGCGGACCACCTCTGGGACCTCGGGGCGCAGCTCGTCGCGGACACCGACCGCGGCGACCGGGGCGTCGTCGCGGTGCACGATCACGACGGTCATGCCCTGCTCCTCCAAGCCCGCGACCTGGTCCTTGAGCGTCCCCGCGTCCAGCCAGCGGGGGCTACCGACTGTGACCCTGGCCCCGTCGATGCTGCCTTCGATGCCGTGCCCGGCCTGCTCGGTCACGTCCAAGGCGGCGGGAGCTCCGGGGGCGGCGGCGGTGATCGCGGCGGCCAGCGGGTGGGTGCTGTGCTGCTCCAGCGACGCAGCCCACGCCAACGCCTGCGCCTCGGTCACGCCCTCGGTGGTGAGCACGGCGGTGACGGCGGGCTCGTTGCGGGTGAGGGTGCCGGTCTTGTCGACGGCGACGTGGCGGATCACGCCGAACCGCTCGAAGACCTCGCCGGACTTGATGATCACGCCGAATCTGCTCGCCGAGCCGATCGCGGCGACGACGGTCAGCGGGACCGAGATCGCCAGCGCGCACGGCGACGCGGCGACGAGCACCACGAGGGCGCGGGTGATCCACAGCTCCGGGTCGCCCAGCAGCGAGCCGATGATCGCGACGAGAGCGGCGAGGATCAGCACGCCAGGCACGAGCGGCCGGGCGATGCGGTCGGCCAGGCGGGCACGGTCGCCCTTCTCCGCCTGCGCCTGCTCCACCAGCTCCACGATCGTGGTCAGCGAATTGTCGGTACCCGCCGCGGTCGCCTCGACCTCCAGGGCACCGGCGGTGTTGATCGCCCCGGCCGACACCGCGTCGCCGGGCTCGACCTCCACCGGGATCGACTCCCCGGTGATCGCCGAGGTGTCCAGGCTCGACCGGCCCGTGCGGACGATCCCGTCGGTCGCGATCCGCTCACCCGGACGCACGAGCATCAGCTGACCAACGGCCAGATCCTTCGCGGCGACCTCCACGGACGCGCCATCCCGCCGGATGGTCGCGGTCTCCGGGACCAGCTTGAGCAGCGCCCGCAGCCCGCCGCGGGCGCGATCCATGGCCTTGTCCTCCAGCGCTTCGGCGATGGAGTACAGGAACGCCAACGCCGCGGCCTCCTCGACGTAGCCGAGGATCACCGCGCCGACCGCGCTGATCGTCATCAGCAGCCCGATGCCCAGCTTGCCCGTGAACAGCTTGCGGACCGCGCCGGGCGTGAACGTCGACGCACCCAGCAGCAGGCCGATCCAGAACGCCACCAGCGCCGGGATCTCCGCACCCGTCCATTCCAGGACCAGGCCCGTGCCGAAGGCGACGCCGGAGAACACCGGAACCATGATCCCGCGGTCACGCCACCACGGCCGCTCCTCCTCGGCCTCCTCGCCGACCCGGGTCTCCGGCTCGTCGCAGCCGCACGCCGCGCTCACGCGCCCGCTCCCGTCCCGCAGCAGCCCGGCACCGTGCACTCGGCATCCACGCACGGCGCGTGCTCGTCCACGGCCAGCGTCACGTCCACCAGCGCCGTGAGCGCCGCCGCGAGGTGCGGGTCGGCGATCTCGTAGCGCGTCTGCCGCCCCTCGGGCTCGGCGACCACGATCCCGCAGTCGCGCAGACAGGTCA from Microlunatus phosphovorus NM-1 includes:
- the arsB gene encoding ACR3 family arsenite efflux transporter — protein: MTDTVTRTAPKRLSTLDKWLPLWIGLAMVAGLLLGRFVPVLSDVLSAMEVGGISVPIGLGLLVMMYPVLAKVRYDKVAAVTGDKKLLVSSLVLNWLVGPAVMFALAWIFLPDLPEYRTGLIIVGLARCIAMVVIWNDLACGDREATAVLVAINSVFQVVAFSLLGWFYLTVLPGWLGLDTQGLEISVWQIALNVIVFLGVPLAAGFASRWIGEKRKGRDWYEETFLPRVGPWALYGLLFTIVLLFALQGEQVTSRPMDVARIALPLLVYFGLMWFAGLLLGKGIGLSYARSTTLAFTAAGNNFELAIAVAIGTFGAASGQALAGVVGPLIEVPVLVGLVYVSLWAAKAWFRTDPYATESTIESRTS
- the trxA gene encoding thioredoxin — its product is MSTVTPVTDATFRAEVLDSELPVVVDIWAAWCGPCKAIAPILDQLAGEYAGRVKIVKVDADQNPETVTAAGVTSIPTLGFYRNGERVDVLIGAHPKPVYATKIEELLA
- a CDS encoding arsenate reductase ArsC, producing the protein MTVQQPSVLFVCVHNAGRSQMAAGYLRHLAAGRIEVRSAGSMPAEQINPVAVEAMREEGIDITAEQPKVLTTEAVQASDVVITMGCGDACPFFPGKRYEDWKLDDPAGQGIEAVRPIRDEIKGRIEALLAELLV
- a CDS encoding metalloregulator ArsR/SmtB family transcription factor, giving the protein MTDTAVLPDAEACAPSAMHAIGADAAATVAGALKALADPLRLRMLSAIATDPRGESCVCDLAELADVSQPTVSHHLKVLKETGMLRSERRSTWVWYRIAPGKQRAVAALLDAFAPAAVADEPEDAQARVEALRQMDARVTRLAEELANELTGLHRDVVIAIVRESYAGLVRSAKLTQHMIPLTERFARQRLADLTRDRSSGVPQVLFVCVQNAGRSQLAAAIVNQLADGRVIARSAGSTPASDLHPHVRSLLVEIEGEQEARDAFPKPLTDDAVRAADVVVTMGCGDVCPIIPGVRYEDWAVGDPALASPQGVDAIRHDIESRVRALLATLTD
- a CDS encoding heavy metal translocating P-type ATPase, with protein sequence MSAACGCDEPETRVGEEAEEERPWWRDRGIMVPVFSGVAFGTGLVLEWTGAEIPALVAFWIGLLLGASTFTPGAVRKLFTGKLGIGLLMTISAVGAVILGYVEEAAALAFLYSIAEALEDKAMDRARGGLRALLKLVPETATIRRDGASVEVAAKDLAVGQLMLVRPGERIATDGIVRTGRSSLDTSAITGESIPVEVEPGDAVSAGAINTAGALEVEATAAGTDNSLTTIVELVEQAQAEKGDRARLADRIARPLVPGVLILAALVAIIGSLLGDPELWITRALVVLVAASPCALAISVPLTVVAAIGSASRFGVIIKSGEVFERFGVIRHVAVDKTGTLTRNEPAVTAVLTTEGVTEAQALAWAASLEQHSTHPLAAAITAAAPGAPAALDVTEQAGHGIEGSIDGARVTVGSPRWLDAGTLKDQVAGLEEQGMTVVIVHRDDAPVAAVGVRDELRPEVPEVVRTLAAQGVGVTMLTGDNARTARALAAQAGIEDVRAELRPEDKATAISELGGHGSVAMIGDGINDAPALAAADIGIAMGATGSDAAIESADVAFTGHDLRLLPRAFDHARRGRRIINQNIILSLLIIAALLPLALFGVLGLAAVVLVHEIAEVVVILNGLRAARTRKERIA
- the cmtR gene encoding Cd(II)/Pb(II)-sensing metalloregulatory transcriptional regulator CmtR; protein product: MLTIASRLDVMNRLGRAMADPTRSRILMTLLDGPSYPAVLSRELELTRSNVSNHLTCLRDCGIVVAEPEGRQTRYEIADPHLAAALTALVDVTLAVDEHAPCVDAECTVPGCCGTGAGA